From Acidimicrobiales bacterium, the proteins below share one genomic window:
- a CDS encoding PilT/PilU family type 4a pilus ATPase, with protein MAVEPRLDAWLSVLHEREGTDILLTDGAAPLLRVDGRLAPLEDAEPLSGEEIEAIARAQIKDQYGDRVHLGREVDFSFSWRNKARIRANAFYQRGACSLSLRRIPMEIPSPVELGLPPVLSGILRNPSGLILVTGPTGSGKSTSMASMIDVLNHNRACHIVTIEDPIEYLHDNHMSAVSQREVGSDTESFDAALRSVLREDPDVVLVGEMRDLESIAAALTIAETGHLVITTLHTNDSAQAIDRIIDVFPADRRPQIQLQLAGTLLAVLYQRLVPKIGHGLVAAYELMVGIPAVRNLVREGKTRQLRNVVATHKADGMQTLETALTELIQAGVIDYQTAVDASLYPQDIPKPRPQPVPVDGAA; from the coding sequence ATGGCCGTTGAACCCCGTCTTGACGCTTGGCTTTCGGTGCTGCACGAGCGCGAAGGGACGGACATCCTTCTCACCGACGGAGCGGCACCCCTGCTGCGGGTCGACGGGCGGCTGGCGCCGCTCGAGGACGCGGAGCCCCTCTCCGGGGAGGAGATCGAGGCGATCGCCCGGGCGCAGATCAAGGACCAGTACGGCGACAGGGTCCACCTCGGCCGGGAGGTCGACTTCTCCTTCTCGTGGCGGAACAAGGCACGCATCCGTGCGAACGCGTTCTACCAGCGCGGGGCGTGCTCTCTGTCGTTGAGGCGCATCCCGATGGAGATCCCGAGTCCGGTCGAGCTCGGCCTACCACCAGTGCTGTCGGGCATCCTGCGCAACCCGAGCGGCCTCATCCTGGTGACCGGGCCGACCGGGTCGGGCAAGTCGACGTCGATGGCTTCCATGATCGACGTCCTGAACCACAACCGTGCCTGCCACATCGTCACCATCGAAGACCCGATCGAGTACCTCCACGACAACCATATGTCGGCGGTTTCGCAGCGTGAGGTGGGCTCCGACACCGAGTCCTTCGACGCCGCGCTCAGGTCGGTCCTGCGCGAGGACCCCGATGTCGTACTCGTCGGCGAGATGCGCGACCTCGAGAGCATCGCCGCAGCCCTGACGATCGCCGAGACCGGTCACCTGGTCATCACCACGCTTCACACCAACGACTCGGCCCAGGCCATCGACCGGATCATCGACGTCTTCCCCGCCGACCGCCGACCACAGATCCAGCTTCAGCTCGCCGGCACCCTGCTCGCGGTGCTCTACCAGCGCCTCGTGCCGAAGATTGGCCACGGCCTGGTCGCCGCCTACGAACTGATGGTCGGCATCCCCGCCGTACGCAACCTCGTCCGTGAAGGCAAGACCCGCCAGCTGCGCAACGTCGTCGCGACCCACAAGGCCGACGGCATGCAGACTCTCGAGACGGCCCTCACGGAGCTGATCCAGGCCGGCGTCATCGACTACCAAACTGCAGTCGACGCCAGCCTTTACCCGCAGGACATCCCTAAGCCGAGACCGCAGCCGGTGCCGGTCGACGGCGCGGCGTGA
- a CDS encoding LysR family transcriptional regulator, giving the protein MDLRQLQALIAIADHGSFSAAASSLHTVQSNVSSHVARLERELGVQLVDRQSGLVTEEGAAVVERGRRALSEIEAAVSDVAALRDEVTGTVRIGMIGTTARWLAPLLLEAASQRHPKVRLVVGDGTSATLEPHLASGSLDAAIVNLPQGSPELVEHPLFDEDLILVLPKDHPLASGPSVHLNDLDGFELLLPAPGTAFRLEIDQACRDAGVTLIPRAELDGVRLMASLAVKGLGPAILPATGATEGVMKLARVTITGLPRRKVGMVLRRRGRASAPAKATLEVLEWVVKENLDPAMGLHPPAP; this is encoded by the coding sequence CAAGCGCTGATAGCGATAGCGGACCACGGGAGCTTCTCGGCTGCAGCGTCCTCCCTGCACACGGTCCAGTCGAACGTCTCCAGCCACGTGGCCCGCCTCGAGCGCGAGCTCGGAGTCCAGCTCGTCGACCGCCAGAGCGGACTGGTCACCGAGGAAGGCGCGGCGGTCGTCGAGCGGGGTCGCAGGGCTCTGTCGGAGATCGAGGCCGCGGTGTCGGACGTCGCAGCGCTACGCGACGAGGTGACGGGCACCGTGCGCATAGGAATGATCGGAACAACCGCCCGTTGGCTCGCACCCCTGCTCCTCGAGGCGGCATCGCAACGACATCCGAAGGTCCGCCTCGTCGTCGGGGACGGGACCTCGGCGACCCTCGAGCCACACCTGGCGTCGGGCTCGCTCGACGCGGCGATAGTGAACCTGCCGCAAGGAAGCCCTGAGCTCGTCGAACACCCCCTGTTCGACGAGGACCTGATACTCGTGTTGCCGAAAGATCACCCGCTCGCCAGCGGACCCAGCGTGCACCTGAACGATCTCGACGGGTTCGAGCTCCTGCTCCCCGCCCCCGGTACGGCGTTCCGTCTCGAGATAGACCAGGCGTGCCGCGACGCCGGCGTGACCCTGATTCCCCGCGCGGAGCTCGACGGGGTGCGGCTGATGGCATCGCTCGCCGTCAAGGGTCTTGGTCCGGCGATCCTGCCCGCAACCGGTGCTACCGAGGGGGTGATGAAGCTCGCCAGGGTCACCATCACCGGGCTACCGAGGCGCAAGGTCGGCATGGTGCTGCGCCGGCGCGGGCGGGCGAGCGCGCCGGCGAAGGCGACGCTCGAGGTGCTCGAGTGGGTGGTCAAGGAGAACCTCGACCCGGCGATGGGGCTCCACCCGCCGGCGCCGTAG
- a CDS encoding trypsin-like peptidase domain-containing protein translates to MVAVLVGLGIGHGVWKSTANPSPAGSGSALAPSGVGNSGNSGQGGSIDPASVAAKVSPALVDINTSLSYQHDQAAGTGIVLTSDGVVLTNNHVISGATSISATDVGNGKTYPADVVGYDRTHDIAVIKLRGASDLQKAEIGNSDKVSIGDGVVGLGNAGGVGGPPSSAEGTVTGLNRSITASDEGNGTTEQLMGLIETNANIQPGDSGGALVNSSGQVVGMDTAASAGFSFQTQGNQGFAIPINQAMSIAGQIRSGQESSTVHIGPTAFLGVLVDTRASSQGATLSGVVPSGPAAQAGLQSGDTIVSLGGKNVDSPNTLTALVGQYHPGQSVAIGWLDASGQNHQASITLANGPAA, encoded by the coding sequence GTGGTCGCGGTGCTCGTCGGTCTGGGGATCGGGCACGGGGTCTGGAAATCCACCGCGAACCCGTCGCCGGCGGGATCAGGGAGTGCGCTTGCACCCTCGGGTGTCGGGAACTCCGGCAACTCCGGCCAGGGCGGGAGCATCGACCCCGCCTCCGTCGCGGCCAAGGTCAGCCCCGCACTGGTGGACATCAACACGTCGCTCAGCTACCAGCACGACCAGGCTGCCGGGACGGGCATCGTCCTCACCTCCGACGGGGTCGTGCTGACCAACAATCACGTCATATCAGGCGCTACCTCCATCTCGGCGACCGACGTGGGCAACGGGAAGACCTACCCGGCGGACGTCGTGGGCTACGACCGCACCCACGACATCGCAGTCATCAAGCTGCGCGGTGCCTCAGATCTGCAGAAGGCCGAGATCGGCAACTCGGACAAGGTGTCCATTGGTGACGGCGTCGTCGGTCTCGGAAACGCCGGCGGGGTCGGGGGGCCACCGAGCAGCGCCGAAGGCACCGTCACCGGGTTGAACCGGTCGATCACGGCCAGCGACGAGGGGAACGGAACCACCGAGCAGCTCATGGGGCTCATCGAGACCAACGCCAACATCCAGCCGGGTGACTCGGGTGGCGCGCTGGTCAACTCGTCCGGTCAGGTCGTCGGGATGGACACGGCGGCGTCCGCCGGGTTCTCCTTCCAGACGCAGGGGAACCAGGGATTCGCCATCCCGATCAACCAGGCGATGTCGATCGCCGGGCAGATCCGGTCGGGCCAAGAGAGCTCGACGGTCCACATCGGTCCGACAGCGTTCCTCGGTGTCCTGGTCGACACCCGGGCGTCGTCGCAGGGAGCGACTCTGAGCGGTGTGGTACCGAGCGGTCCCGCCGCCCAGGCCGGTCTGCAAAGCGGTGACACGATCGTCTCCCTCGGCGGGAAGAACGTGGACTCTCCAAACACGCTGACTGCCCTCGTCGGCCAGTACCACCCCGGACAGAGTGTCGCCATCGGCTGGCTCGACGCTTCGGGGCAGAACCATCAGGCGTCGATCACACTGGCGAACGGACCGGCCGCCTAG
- the acnA gene encoding aconitate hydratase AcnA, protein MASKSNNSFGARAELSVGGRSYEIFRLDALDRAARLPYSLKILLENMLRHEDALTVHPRDVEALANWDSQAEPDTEIAFAPARILMQDFTGVPAVVDLAAMRDAMVQLGGDPSKVNPLIPAELVIDHSIIADYYGTPDAFKRNAELEFHRNEERYRFLRWGQGAFDTLKVVPPNTGICHQVNLEYLARVVFSTDDGQAYPDTLLGTDSHTTMINGLGVLGWGVGGIEAEAAMLGQPVSMLIPRVVGFQLTGALPEGSTATDLVLTVTQILRKHGVVGKFVEFYGDGVSAVPLANRATIGNMSPEYGSTCAIFPIDAETLRYMEMTGRSPERIALVEAYAKEQGLWHDPSHEPEYSEKLTLDLSTIVPSLAGPARPQDRVRLDEAKSGYRSSVSKVLGKEGAGAPPSNPVPVTLSDGTSFELDHGRVVIAAITSCTNTSNPSVMIAAGLLAKKAVEKGLSSKPWVKTTLAPGSKVVMDYYQRAGLVPYLDKLGFDLVGYGCTTCIGNSGPLLPEISKAVADGDLAVVSVLSGNRNFEGRISPDVRMNYLASPPLVVAYALVGSMDFDLVRDPLGTDPDGKPVYLRDIWPSASEVASVVESSIESKMFSGSYESVFEGDDRWQNLDIPSGDAYAWDSTSTYVRQPPYFEGMGLTPAPLSDVHGARVLAVLGDSITTDHISPAGNIRRDGPAGSWLVDGGVDPSDFNSYGSRRGNHEVMIRGTFANIRLRNRLAPGTEGGVTRLLPSGETMSIYDAAKRYEADGVPLVILAGKEYGSGSSRDWAAKGTALLGVRAVLAESFERIHRSNLVGMGILPLQFAEGDNVESLGLTGEEVFDVTGLEGLADGAPLPRQLSVSAAGKQFDVRLRIDTPKEAEYYRHGGILQYVLRQLHGA, encoded by the coding sequence ATGGCGAGCAAGAGCAACAACAGCTTCGGGGCACGGGCCGAACTCTCCGTCGGCGGGCGCAGCTACGAGATCTTCCGCCTCGACGCGCTGGACCGGGCCGCCAGGCTCCCGTACTCGCTGAAGATCCTCCTCGAAAACATGCTCCGCCACGAAGACGCCCTCACCGTCCACCCGAGGGACGTAGAGGCGCTGGCGAACTGGGACTCCCAGGCCGAGCCCGACACCGAGATCGCCTTCGCGCCCGCCCGGATCCTCATGCAGGACTTCACCGGCGTGCCCGCCGTGGTCGACCTGGCCGCGATGCGCGACGCCATGGTCCAGCTCGGCGGCGACCCGTCGAAGGTCAACCCGCTCATCCCCGCCGAGCTCGTCATCGACCACTCGATCATCGCCGACTACTACGGCACACCCGACGCGTTCAAGCGAAACGCCGAGCTCGAGTTCCACCGCAACGAAGAGCGTTACCGGTTCCTCCGCTGGGGGCAGGGCGCGTTCGACACGCTGAAGGTGGTTCCGCCGAACACCGGCATCTGCCATCAGGTCAACCTCGAGTACCTCGCCCGCGTGGTGTTCTCGACCGACGACGGGCAGGCGTACCCGGACACGCTGCTGGGAACCGACTCGCACACCACGATGATCAACGGCCTCGGCGTTCTTGGCTGGGGTGTCGGCGGCATCGAGGCAGAGGCGGCGATGCTCGGCCAACCGGTGTCGATGCTCATCCCTCGCGTGGTCGGCTTCCAGCTCACCGGCGCCCTTCCCGAGGGGTCCACCGCGACCGACCTCGTGCTGACGGTGACCCAGATACTGCGCAAGCACGGCGTGGTCGGGAAGTTCGTCGAGTTCTACGGAGACGGCGTTTCGGCCGTCCCGCTCGCGAACCGGGCGACGATCGGCAACATGTCGCCGGAGTACGGCTCGACCTGCGCGATCTTCCCGATCGACGCGGAGACGCTGCGCTACATGGAGATGACCGGTCGTTCGCCGGAGCGCATCGCGCTCGTCGAGGCGTACGCGAAGGAGCAGGGCCTCTGGCACGACCCGTCGCACGAGCCGGAATACTCCGAGAAGCTGACCCTGGATCTGTCGACCATTGTGCCCTCGCTCGCCGGGCCGGCGCGGCCGCAGGATCGGGTGCGTCTCGACGAAGCGAAGAGCGGTTATCGGTCGTCCGTCTCGAAAGTTCTGGGAAAAGAGGGCGCCGGCGCGCCACCATCGAACCCGGTTCCGGTCACGCTTTCGGATGGGACGAGCTTCGAGCTGGACCACGGCCGCGTCGTCATCGCGGCGATCACGTCGTGCACGAACACGTCCAACCCTTCCGTGATGATCGCAGCCGGGTTGCTCGCGAAGAAGGCCGTGGAGAAGGGGCTTTCGTCCAAACCGTGGGTGAAGACAACGCTCGCACCCGGGTCGAAAGTCGTCATGGACTACTACCAACGAGCCGGCCTCGTTCCCTACCTCGACAAGCTCGGATTCGACCTGGTCGGCTACGGCTGCACAACCTGCATCGGCAACAGCGGACCGCTGCTTCCGGAGATATCGAAAGCGGTGGCGGACGGAGACCTCGCCGTGGTTTCCGTTCTGTCCGGCAACCGCAACTTCGAAGGACGCATCAGCCCCGACGTGAGGATGAACTACCTCGCGTCCCCTCCGCTGGTCGTCGCGTACGCGCTCGTAGGTTCGATGGACTTCGACCTCGTGCGCGATCCGTTGGGGACCGACCCCGACGGCAAGCCCGTGTACCTGCGCGACATCTGGCCCTCCGCGTCGGAGGTCGCGTCGGTGGTCGAGTCCTCCATCGAGTCGAAGATGTTCAGCGGGTCGTACGAGTCGGTCTTCGAAGGCGACGATCGTTGGCAGAACCTCGACATCCCCTCTGGCGACGCGTACGCGTGGGACTCGACGTCCACCTATGTCCGCCAGCCGCCGTACTTCGAGGGCATGGGCCTCACGCCCGCGCCCCTGTCCGACGTGCACGGCGCGCGCGTGCTCGCGGTGCTCGGCGACAGCATCACCACCGACCACATCTCGCCGGCGGGGAACATCCGCCGCGACGGACCAGCCGGCAGCTGGCTGGTCGACGGGGGAGTGGATCCCTCGGACTTCAACTCCTACGGCTCGCGCCGCGGCAACCACGAGGTGATGATCCGGGGCACGTTCGCCAACATCCGGCTGCGCAACCGCCTAGCCCCCGGTACCGAGGGCGGCGTCACCCGTCTGCTTCCGAGCGGCGAGACCATGTCCATCTACGACGCAGCGAAGCGTTACGAGGCGGACGGGGTTCCGCTGGTGATCCTCGCCGGCAAGGAGTACGGCTCGGGTTCGTCGCGCGACTGGGCGGCGAAGGGGACCGCGCTGCTCGGAGTGCGGGCGGTCCTTGCGGAAAGCTTCGAGCGCATCCACCGTTCGAACCTCGTCGGCATGGGGATCCTGCCGTTGCAGTTCGCCGAGGGGGACAACGTCGAGTCGTTGGGCCTGACCGGCGAGGAGGTGTTCGACGTCACCGGCCTCGAGGGCCTGGCCGACGGTGCACCGCTGCCGCGCCAGCTGTCGGTTTCGGCCGCCGGCAAGCAGTTCGACGTCCGGCTGCGGATCGACACACCCAAGGAGGCCGAGTACTACCGCCACGGCGGCATCCTCCAGTACGTTCTGCGCCAACTACACGGAGCCTGA
- the aspS gene encoding aspartate--tRNA ligase, which yields MEDTRPLAVNNYRDVRCGALRAGDAGRSVLLSGWVAAKRDHGGLLFIDLRDAGGVEAGGVVQLVAHPDSPAFEMLTSLRLESVVSVRGSVVHRPAETVNPKLATGEVEVTVQSVDILSSADVLPFPVERDTDVGEEARLRYRYLDMRRGPLVERLAARARLATVVREHLSSRGFLEVQTPILTASSPEGARDFLVPSRLYPGEFYALPQAPQQFKQLLMVGGVERYFQIAPCFRDEASRADRSPGEFYQIDLEMAFATQEDVFEEVELLMNRVVEECSTKKAVGSFARLAFADVVARYGTDKPDLRFGLEIEDVSAALGGRTELPIFAEAPSAGRSIRALRAPGGASRPRKWFDEFADSARKAGAIGAWLQLDPDGRRGSLSKKLTDEEAEVLSSAVEAEAGDAVLVVVGPADAASSVLGERRSALGRELGLGDPDALSFCWVVDFPMFEPDADNGGWQFSHNPFSMPQGGLEALRSSDPGDVLAFQYDLVCNGVELSSGAVRNHLPEVMEAAFEIAGYGPERVRESFPALWNAFHYGPPPHAGIAPGFDRLLMLLEDQANLREVIAFPLNQGARDLLMGAPSEVLPSQLAELHLRVVPPAD from the coding sequence ATGGAGGACACCCGACCGCTGGCCGTGAACAACTACAGAGACGTGAGATGCGGGGCGCTGCGCGCCGGCGATGCCGGGCGCAGCGTTCTGCTTTCCGGGTGGGTCGCGGCAAAGCGCGACCACGGCGGGCTGCTGTTCATCGACCTGCGCGACGCGGGAGGCGTCGAGGCGGGCGGGGTCGTTCAGCTCGTCGCGCACCCCGATTCTCCGGCGTTCGAGATGCTGACGTCGTTGCGCCTGGAAAGCGTCGTGAGCGTCCGCGGCTCGGTGGTGCATCGGCCCGCCGAGACGGTGAACCCCAAGCTCGCGACCGGCGAGGTCGAGGTGACGGTGCAGTCGGTCGACATACTTTCGTCGGCGGACGTGCTGCCGTTCCCGGTCGAGCGCGACACCGACGTGGGTGAGGAGGCGCGGCTTCGTTACCGCTATTTGGACATGCGCAGGGGCCCGCTGGTCGAACGGCTGGCGGCGCGAGCGCGCCTGGCGACCGTCGTCCGGGAACATCTGTCGTCACGGGGCTTCCTCGAGGTGCAGACGCCGATCCTCACCGCGTCCTCGCCTGAAGGGGCGCGCGACTTCCTGGTGCCGAGCCGGCTGTACCCCGGCGAGTTCTACGCGCTCCCCCAGGCCCCCCAGCAGTTCAAGCAGCTGCTGATGGTCGGAGGCGTCGAGCGCTACTTCCAGATCGCCCCGTGCTTCCGCGACGAGGCGAGCCGTGCGGATCGCAGCCCCGGCGAGTTCTACCAGATCGACCTCGAGATGGCCTTCGCGACCCAGGAGGACGTGTTCGAGGAAGTCGAGCTGCTGATGAACCGGGTGGTGGAGGAATGCTCGACGAAGAAGGCGGTGGGGTCGTTTGCGAGGCTGGCATTCGCTGACGTGGTGGCGAGGTACGGGACGGACAAGCCGGACCTGCGGTTCGGCTTGGAGATAGAGGACGTGAGCGCGGCGCTGGGCGGCCGCACCGAACTACCGATCTTCGCCGAGGCGCCGTCTGCCGGGCGTTCGATCAGAGCGCTGCGCGCGCCTGGGGGCGCTTCGCGTCCGCGCAAGTGGTTCGACGAGTTCGCGGATTCCGCACGTAAGGCCGGCGCCATCGGCGCGTGGCTGCAACTGGACCCCGACGGCCGTCGAGGATCGCTGTCCAAGAAGCTGACCGACGAAGAGGCCGAGGTTCTGTCGTCGGCGGTGGAGGCCGAGGCAGGAGACGCCGTGCTGGTGGTCGTAGGGCCGGCCGACGCGGCATCTTCGGTCCTCGGTGAGCGGCGCAGCGCCTTGGGCCGGGAGCTCGGACTGGGAGACCCCGACGCGCTGTCTTTTTGCTGGGTGGTGGACTTCCCCATGTTCGAACCGGACGCGGACAACGGTGGGTGGCAGTTCTCGCACAACCCGTTCTCGATGCCGCAGGGCGGCCTCGAGGCGCTGCGGTCCTCCGATCCCGGCGACGTGCTGGCATTCCAATACGACCTCGTGTGCAACGGCGTCGAGCTGTCGTCGGGCGCCGTCCGCAACCACCTTCCCGAGGTGATGGAGGCGGCGTTCGAGATAGCGGGGTACGGTCCCGAGCGGGTGAGGGAGTCGTTTCCGGCGTTGTGGAACGCCTTCCACTACGGTCCGCCGCCCCACGCCGGTATCGCCCCCGGCTTCGACCGGCTGCTGATGCTGCTGGAGGATCAGGCGAACCTGCGCGAGGTGATCGCGTTTCCTTTGAATCAGGGGGCCAGGGACCTCCTCATGGGCGCGCCGAGCGAGGTCCTGCCCTCGCAGCTCGCCGAGTTGCACCTTCGGGTCGTGCCGCCGGCGGATTAG
- a CDS encoding DUF429 domain-containing protein: MPSGPVGQRSALPYQILAGVEPVSGGWLVAPGNLQGISLAPQPAYVLGSLAEVLDYRPSFSVVALHAPVGTQEKPNEDRSCDTTARELLGRRRAAAVRAPSKALLEATSLEEAQRIDPSVDIVRWRSLSKATESIREVQSWRQRAVWEVNPELSFRQMNDGKDLTYGRRTILGRQERIELLVHKLPGAERVLAERPRGVREDKLVDALSDLWTARRVIAHAISRAADPPVWDEDGVRMDIVF, translated from the coding sequence ATGCCCAGCGGGCCGGTAGGGCAGCGCTCAGCGCTGCCCTACCAAATCCTCGCCGGCGTCGAGCCCGTGAGCGGCGGGTGGCTCGTCGCCCCCGGGAACCTGCAGGGGATATCTCTGGCTCCCCAGCCCGCATACGTGCTCGGAAGCCTGGCGGAGGTGTTGGATTACCGGCCGTCGTTCAGCGTTGTGGCGCTGCACGCTCCAGTAGGCACCCAGGAGAAGCCCAACGAGGACCGCTCCTGCGACACCACCGCCCGTGAGTTGCTCGGTCGCCGCCGCGCTGCGGCAGTCCGGGCGCCGTCGAAGGCGCTTCTCGAGGCGACCAGCCTCGAGGAGGCACAGCGGATCGACCCCAGCGTCGACATCGTCCGCTGGCGGTCGCTTTCGAAGGCCACAGAGTCGATCCGCGAGGTGCAGTCCTGGCGCCAGCGAGCCGTCTGGGAGGTGAACCCCGAGTTGTCGTTCCGGCAGATGAACGACGGCAAGGATCTCACCTACGGGCGCCGCACCATTTTGGGCCGCCAGGAGCGGATCGAACTTCTCGTCCACAAGCTGCCCGGTGCGGAGCGCGTGCTCGCCGAACGGCCCCGCGGGGTGCGCGAGGACAAGCTCGTCGACGCCCTGTCGGACCTGTGGACCGCCCGTCGCGTGATCGCTCACGCCATCTCACGGGCTGCGGATCCTCCCGTATGGGACGAGGACGGAGTGCGAATGGACATCGTCTTCTAG
- a CDS encoding GNAT family N-acetyltransferase, with protein MSSPVDPARLASLPILEGATITELAPAARRMWWREAQAGEVLLREGEPGDTFGLLVEGAVAVTRRSTRPGAGAEPHHLADANPGSILGELSVLRGGLRVATLTATAPSLLAVGDRAALDLLMSVPAVRDRLGRLASARLARDLRPVPATLKDGTPVWIRPLLPQDRAVFRSVVAHFSQDSLRRRFFSVGTPSEATIEYLTDIDYIDHFAWVVLDATEPHEGLASARFVRTNTHDLAEVAFGTAESHHGRGLATLLLGAIGVAAVEAGVSRLVAHVLDDNVPMRAVFAKAGATTVFEEPGVLRVTMASEAAASVLPNATRDLLAAAVHDIVTAASLALAQPV; from the coding sequence ATGAGCTCTCCGGTCGACCCGGCGCGCCTGGCGTCCCTGCCGATCCTCGAAGGCGCGACGATTACGGAACTAGCCCCTGCCGCCAGGCGCATGTGGTGGCGGGAGGCACAAGCCGGAGAGGTGCTCCTGCGCGAAGGTGAACCGGGCGACACGTTCGGGCTGCTCGTCGAAGGCGCGGTCGCCGTCACCAGGCGGTCGACTCGACCGGGGGCGGGCGCCGAGCCACACCACCTCGCCGACGCGAACCCCGGTTCGATCCTGGGCGAACTGTCAGTCCTGCGGGGCGGATTGCGCGTGGCGACCCTCACCGCGACCGCTCCTTCGTTGCTGGCGGTGGGCGACCGGGCTGCGCTCGACCTGCTCATGTCCGTGCCAGCCGTGCGAGACCGACTCGGGCGGCTCGCGAGTGCCCGGCTTGCCCGCGACCTGAGACCGGTGCCAGCCACGCTGAAAGACGGGACCCCGGTCTGGATCCGCCCGCTGCTCCCGCAAGACCGCGCAGTCTTCCGATCCGTCGTGGCGCACTTCTCGCAGGACTCTCTCAGGCGCCGGTTCTTCTCCGTCGGCACGCCGTCAGAAGCCACCATCGAGTACCTGACAGACATCGACTACATCGACCACTTCGCATGGGTGGTGCTGGATGCCACCGAGCCGCACGAGGGCCTCGCGTCGGCGCGGTTCGTCCGGACGAACACACACGATCTCGCGGAGGTGGCGTTCGGCACCGCTGAGTCGCATCACGGTCGCGGCCTCGCCACTCTGCTCCTCGGCGCGATAGGAGTAGCCGCCGTCGAAGCGGGAGTGAGCAGGTTGGTCGCTCACGTCCTCGACGACAACGTGCCCATGCGGGCGGTGTTCGCCAAGGCCGGCGCGACGACCGTGTTCGAGGAGCCGGGAGTCCTAAGGGTGACGATGGCCAGCGAGGCGGCTGCATCCGTCCTGCCCAATGCCACCCGGGATCTTCTGGCGGCTGCCGTGCACGACATCGTCACGGCTGCGTCTTTGGCCCTGGCCCAGCCGGTCTGA